The following proteins come from a genomic window of Falco peregrinus isolate bFalPer1 chromosome 16, bFalPer1.pri, whole genome shotgun sequence:
- the TSHB gene encoding thyrotropin subunit beta, which yields MSPFFVMSLLFGLTVGQTASLCAPSEYIIHVEKRECAYCLAINTTICAGFCMTRDSNGKKLLLKSALSQNVCTYKEMLYQTALIPGCPHHTIPYYSYPVAVSCKCGKCNTDYSDCVHEKVRTNYCTKPQKLRNM from the exons ATGAGTCCCTTCTTTGTGATGTCTCTCCTCTTTGGCCTGACTGTCGGTCAAACAGCGTCACTCTGTGCTCCTTCTGAGTATATAATCCATGTGGAGAAAAGGGAATGTGCTTACTGCCTGGCCATCAACACCACCATCTGCGCTGGATTTTGCATGACTCGG gaCAGCAATGGCAAGAAGCTGCTACTCAAAAGTGCTCTGTCCCAGAACGTGTGCACATATAAAGAGATGCTGTATCAAACAGCACTGATTCCTGGCTGTCCTCATCACACCATCCCTTATTATTCCTACCCTGTGGCTGTGAGCTGCAAGTGTGGTAAATGTAACACTGATTATAGTGACTGTGTTCATGAGAAGGTTAGGACAAACTATTGCACTAAACCACAGAAGCTTCGTAACATGTAA